ATATGTGGAGTCTTCTTGCCAGCTTTGCTGATGTAGCTGGGATCAATGGCAATAGCCCATCTTCCCTGTTTACCAAAGAAGCGCTTGGCAAGTGAGACATTAAGTTTGAGCCAGTCAATGCTTTTCGACTTTTTTAAGCCGAATGCGTTGCGATAGGTTTGCTCAACATGCGAGCCATACCTCCCCATTTGGGTGAAATTTATCTTTCTTGGTATTACCATGAACAAAATTATCACCTCGATGAGTATTTTCTCGAAACTTTTTGTTAACTTTGCAGCCGAATCTTCAACTGCATCTTTAAAGATATCCATATATTGGTCAAGTCCTGTATTCATATAATTTTGCGTTTGTCGTGATTTGCAAAGTTACTGAAAATCAGCGACTTGACCAACTTTCTATAGTTAAGTTTTCATAAGCATTTCTTAATATAAGTTATTGATTTACAGACGATTAAATATTAATTTAACGCAGTATTGTTTTGATTGTTATACTAAAAAAGGTCGCCAAAATGCTGGCGACCTTTTTTTTAGTATCCTTTGTTTTCTCTTTATTTTCTGAATTTCTTTTTGAACCATTGGTTGAATGCCACGTAGGCACTGATTTCCTCCTGGTGCTGAGGCTCGGCAAATGTCAGTACATTGCCCGATGAATCTCCGTGCTGGTCAGGGAAGATTATCATCAGGTTGGTGCCCGAGAAGAAACGTGTAAGCTCTTCCGGCAATCGCTCCAATGCCGACTTGTGGGAAACGGTTCCCTTTCGGGCTGTTACCACCACAAAGAGATGGTCCTTGCTTATGTGTGAGGCAAGCTGCGGCATCTCGTTCCAATGGTGCATCAGGGTGTAGTCGGCTCTCACTTCATGATGGCGGTTGGTGATGTACTCGTTGATGAGTGCCATCGTCTCCTCCCTGCCATGGAATTGGATGCGGCAATCCAGGTTACCGGCAAGTCGGGCGAGTCGCTCTACCCATCGGTAGAAGCCCGGTTCAAACTCGGCTCTCGATGGTATCGCCACCTGTATTCGGCGGATGGTATTGAGCGGCTGCTTGATGCGCGCCATGATAATCTGACGGCTCAGTCCGTTGAAGAGACTCTGGTGGAACTCTCCCCAGAACTTAGGCGAAACCTCCGGGTGCATGTGCATGCCGATGATGATTTCTGAACACTGGAACTCGTTGAAGGCATGCTTGATGCCGTTGGCAATGTTGGCAGCAATGCGAACTTGTGTCTGTGTCATCACATCCGTGGCTGCGGCAAGCTGACTGCAATGGTCCAGCAGCTGGCGACCCTGTTCCTGCTTGTATCGCATGTCCTTATCATCATATACCACGTTCAGGCAGACCAGTCCTCTGTTCAGTTTCTGGTTTCTCACCAGGAAGGCGAGGCTCATCAGATTATCGGCATATTCTGGATACTTCACAGGTATGAGAATCTTCTCATCGCTAACCTTCTTGGTATCCTCGGCATCTGGAAGCTCCTTGTCGCGGAGGATAATCTTTCTGGAACTCCAGTCGGTGAGCATCGAAGAGATGACGCAGGTGCAGAGAATCATCATTACCACTCCATTCAGCATGTCATCGTTCACCAGATAGGTGTTAGGTCCCACCAGGATGTTCATACCCACCATCACCATGGCGATACTGCCGGCAGCATGGGCAGAAGTCAAACCGAACATCATGTGACCCGATGACAGCGGCAACCGGAATCCGAAGCAGGCGGCATAGGCTGCAATGGCTTTTCCCAAGGTTCCGAAGAACACGATGCAGAAGATGACCCACAGAATATGACCGCCCTGGAAGAGCAGTCCCACGTTGATGAGCATGCCCACACCTATCAGAAAGTAAGGGATGAAGAGTGCATTGCCCGTAAACTCCAGTCGGTTCATCAGCGGAGAAACGTGCGGGATATACCTGTTTAATATAAGACCTGCGAAGAAGGCACCGAACACGCCCTCGATGCCCACCATCTGCGAGAGAGCCGCACTCATGAAGAGCATCGCCATCACGAAGATAAACTGCATCACGGAATCGCTGTACCGGCGCAGGAACCATCTCGTTAATCTAGGAATCAGGAAAATCATGACTCCGCAGTAAGCTGCAAACTTGGCGGCGAAGAAAAGCCAGAAGAGAACGCCGTCGTGCTTGGAGAACGAGGCGACGAGACCCGCCAGCATGATGAGCGCTATCAGCAGCGAAAGCATACTGGAACCCACACTCAGCGTGACGCTCGGCTTCTGCTGCAATCCGAATCGGGAAACGATAGGGTAGGCTATCAGGGTGTTGGAAGCCATGATGCAACTCAGCAGGAAGGAAGCCTTGAGGGAATAATGCAGCAGCCAGATGCTCATGCCGAAGGTGAGGAAGAAGGGGATGAAGCAGGTGAGCAGACCATAGATGATGAGCCGCAACTTGTTTTTCTTCATGCCTTCCATGTCCATCTCTAGGGCTGCGAGAAACATGATGTAATAAAGTCCCACCTTTCCGAAGAGTTCGAACGAGGCATCTCGTTCCAGGATGTTCAGTCCGTATTTGCCCACGAGGATACCCGCCAGCACCATTCCGATGATGTGGGGAATTCTGAGTTTACCCATGATGATGGGGGCAAAGAGGATGATGAGGAGCACTACGAAGAAGATCAACGTAGGGTCGGTAATCGGGAAGTATTGGGCAATATTTATCATTGGCTTTCTTCTTTTTATTAGTTATGTTGAAAGAGGGATTCCGGCATCCGCCATCACCCCTCTTCTTTCGTTTTTGAGTGCAAAATTACGAATAATTCTTGAAAGAGCAAAGTTTTTGCCCTCTTATCCTTTCATTGTGGAGATATTTTTGTAATTTTGCACCCCGAAAACAAATATATAAGATAAAAAGAATTAGGATAGCACATATGAAAAAAGGATTGTTTGCTCTCGCCCTGGGTACCTTTACTCTGGGTATGGCAGAGTTTATTATCGAGGGAATCCTCACCGATGTGGCGCACGATATGAACGTGTCCATCCCTCAGGCTGGTCATCTCATCTCCATCTATGCGCTGGGCGTTTGCGCCGGTGCCTTTTCTCTTATCTTGATGCATAAGTACCGCCCCAAGAAGATTCTCCTGTTTCTCACTTCGCTGGTTACACTGGGTGCCGTCATTGCAACGATTGCCCCAAGCTACTGGCTTTTGCTCTGTGCCCGATTTGTTCAGGGACTTCCTCATGGTGCCTACTTCGGCACGGGTACCATCGTGGCTGTGAAGATGGCAAAGGAGGGCAAGGGAACCAAGGCGGTGGCGATGATGTGTGCCGGTATGCCTTTTGCCAACCTGATGGGTGTTCCGCTGGGCACCTTTCTGAGTCATGCCTTCTCCTGGCGAGTACCTTTCCTGATGTCGGTGGCGTTGGGAGTCATTACGCTTTATATGATTTACAAGTGGGTTCCTGAT
The Segatella copri DNA segment above includes these coding regions:
- a CDS encoding cation:proton antiporter, which gives rise to MINIAQYFPITDPTLIFFVVLLIILFAPIIMGKLRIPHIIGMVLAGILVGKYGLNILERDASFELFGKVGLYYIMFLAALEMDMEGMKKNKLRLIIYGLLTCFIPFFLTFGMSIWLLHYSLKASFLLSCIMASNTLIAYPIVSRFGLQQKPSVTLSVGSSMLSLLIALIMLAGLVASFSKHDGVLFWLFFAAKFAAYCGVMIFLIPRLTRWFLRRYSDSVMQFIFVMAMLFMSAALSQMVGIEGVFGAFFAGLILNRYIPHVSPLMNRLEFTGNALFIPYFLIGVGMLINVGLLFQGGHILWVIFCIVFFGTLGKAIAAYAACFGFRLPLSSGHMMFGLTSAHAAGSIAMVMVGMNILVGPNTYLVNDDMLNGVVMMILCTCVISSMLTDWSSRKIILRDKELPDAEDTKKVSDEKILIPVKYPEYADNLMSLAFLVRNQKLNRGLVCLNVVYDDKDMRYKQEQGRQLLDHCSQLAAATDVMTQTQVRIAANIANGIKHAFNEFQCSEIIIGMHMHPEVSPKFWGEFHQSLFNGLSRQIIMARIKQPLNTIRRIQVAIPSRAEFEPGFYRWVERLARLAGNLDCRIQFHGREETMALINEYITNRHHEVRADYTLMHHWNEMPQLASHISKDHLFVVVTARKGTVSHKSALERLPEELTRFFSGTNLMIIFPDQHGDSSGNVLTFAEPQHQEEISAYVAFNQWFKKKFRK